Proteins co-encoded in one Rhopalosiphum maidis isolate BTI-1 chromosome 2, ASM367621v3, whole genome shotgun sequence genomic window:
- the LOC113555186 gene encoding protein HGV2-like, protein MPSEVVQKEAEIGVEEKDIIEKIDTKTETKENGSQETKTDEIQTIDKSEESKINEEELSESENKENEEPTAEDIELQKKRAEQLLTDGKRHLIIKDFQVAVDVLSEACSLFGTIYSELDEKCAEAYFNYGCALLELSKNQISPVGLEEKDEEENDDETSTEEMDSNNVTNEDNKVSITDVINEVEKEETDNVDDNKSTEKKENLPEETLVDVKENEVGEEQSIEKENLSVDEGEKPDEEDVGEDDVNDLQIAWEMLDLAKVIYKNKDTEESKLKLAEVLMKCGEVSIEDEKFDTAIQDMTESLEIRRLLLPEDSRIIAETLFQLGIAQELGGSGEQAIELLSEAVTVLNHKIKTLENMNNDSDIIKAEIAEVKSIIPEIQEKIVDIKERKKAAVSALLAAVGASNLATTNGETSSTIKQASNISHLVRKRPKQEETADAAPNKVPKLEESSNVKQ, encoded by the exons atgcCTTCTGAAGTAGTACAGAAAGAAGCTGAGATTGGTGTTGAAGAGAaagatattattgaaaaaatcgaTACAAAAACGGAGACAAAAGAAAATGGTTCGCAAGAAACCAAAACTGATGAAATTCAAACAATTGATAAATCAGAAGAATCTAAAATCAATGAAGAAGAATTATCTGAAAGTGAAAACAAAGAAAACGAAGAACCTACTGCTGAAGATATTGAGTTGCAAAAAAAGCGTGCTGAACAACTTTTAACTGATGGAAAAcgtcatttaataattaaagatttcCAAGTAGCTGTTGATGTTTTAAGCGAAGCGTGCAGTTTATTTGGAACCATATATAGTGAATTGGATGAAAAATGTGCAGAAGCTTATTTCAATTATGGATGTGCCCTTCTTGAACTTAGTAAGAATCAAATAAGTCCTGTTGGACTAGAAGAAAAAGACGAGGAAGAAAATGACGATGAAACTTCAACTGAAGAAATGGATTCAAATAATGTGACAAACGAGGATAATAAAGTTTCTATAACTGATGTCATTAATGAAGTAGAAAAAGAAGAAACGGACAATGTTGATGACAACAAATCaactgaaaaaaaagaaaatttacctGAGGAAACATTGGTTGATGTAAAAGAAAATGAAGTTGGAGAAGAACAGTCcattgaaaaagaaaatttgtcTGTCGATGAAGGAGAAAAACCAGATGAAGAAGATGTTGGAGAAGATGATGTTAATGATTTACAGATTGCTTGGGAAATGCTTGATTTGGCAAAagtgatttataaaaacaaagataCAGAAGAATCAAAACTTAAACTTGCTGAAGTATTAATGAAATGTGGAGAAGTAAGCATTGAAGATGAAAAATTTGATACAGCTATTCAAGACATGACGGAGTCCTTGGAAATCCGAAG gttATTATTACCAGAGGACAGTCGTATCATTGCTGAGACTTTATTTCAATTGGGTATAGCACAGGAGTTAGGTGGAAGTGGTGAACAAGCAATTGAGTTGTTATCTGAAGCTGTAAccgttttaaatcataaaattaaaactttggaaaatatgaacaatgaCAGTGACATAATCAAAGCAGAAATTGCTGAAGTTAAATCTATTATTCCCGaaatacaagaaaaaattGTAGATATCAAAGAACGTAAAAAGGCTGCTGTAAGTGCATTGTTAGCTGCTGTAGGTGCTTCCAACTTGGCTACAACAAATGGTGAAACATCATCAACAATCAAACAGGCATCCAATATCAGTCATTTGGTACGCAAAAGACCTAAACAGGAAGAAACAGCAGATGCAGCTCCAAATAAGGTTCCTAAACTTGAAGAATCCTCAAATGTCAAGCAATAA